The proteins below are encoded in one region of Aestuariivirga litoralis:
- the iolG gene encoding inositol 2-dehydrogenase encodes MIRFGVIGAGRIGKVHAKTIASNSKAQLAYIADAVPQAAQDLAAQYGAKVASVEEIMKASDVDAVLIGSPTGFHAEQIQAASNAGKAIMCEKPVSLSVAKIEETLKVIEKNKSTLMIGFNRRFDPSFAAAEKRIRAGAVGDIELITVISRDPSPPPAEYVKGSGGIFADMMIHDFDLARFLMGEEFVSVSALGAALVDKKIGEAGDVDTAAVQMQTKSGRIAVITNSRRATYGYDQRLEVHGSKGMIHAKNMHETTVELQTAEGYKTDPIMNFFLERYLPAYTNELNLFINAVETGNRDPKPSGFDGLQAQKLAEAATQSWKTGLPVKVS; translated from the coding sequence ATGATCAGATTTGGTGTCATTGGCGCAGGCCGCATTGGCAAAGTGCATGCCAAGACCATTGCAAGCAATTCCAAGGCCCAGCTCGCTTACATTGCCGATGCCGTGCCGCAGGCCGCGCAGGACCTGGCCGCCCAATATGGCGCCAAGGTTGCCAGCGTTGAAGAGATCATGAAGGCCTCTGATGTGGATGCCGTACTGATCGGCTCGCCCACCGGTTTCCATGCAGAACAGATCCAGGCCGCATCTAATGCCGGCAAGGCGATCATGTGCGAAAAGCCGGTCTCGCTCAGCGTGGCCAAGATTGAAGAGACGCTGAAAGTTATCGAGAAGAACAAGTCGACCTTGATGATCGGCTTCAACCGCCGCTTTGACCCGAGCTTTGCCGCCGCTGAAAAGCGCATCCGCGCCGGTGCTGTCGGCGATATCGAACTCATTACCGTGATCAGCCGCGATCCATCTCCGCCACCGGCCGAATATGTGAAGGGCTCAGGCGGCATTTTCGCCGACATGATGATCCATGACTTTGACCTGGCACGCTTCCTGATGGGCGAAGAGTTCGTCTCGGTGAGTGCACTGGGTGCGGCTCTGGTGGACAAGAAGATCGGTGAAGCCGGAGACGTCGACACGGCAGCCGTGCAGATGCAGACCAAATCCGGCCGCATCGCGGTGATCACCAATTCACGCCGCGCCACTTATGGCTATGACCAGCGCCTGGAAGTGCATGGTTCGAAAGGCATGATCCATGCCAAGAACATGCATGAAACCACGGTCGAATTGCAGACGGCCGAAGGTTACAAGACCGACCCGATCATGAACTTCTTCCTTGAGCGCTATCTGCCAGCCTACACCAATGAGCTGAACCTGTTCATCAATGCGGTTGAAACCGGTAACCGCGACCCCAAGCCCAGCGGCTTTGACGGCCTGCAGGCGCAGAAACTGGCCGAAGCTGCCACGCAAAGCTGGAAAACCGGGCTGCCGGTCAAGGTTTCGTAA
- a CDS encoding autotransporter outer membrane beta-barrel domain-containing protein — translation MTPFVRGSGLFEWQAAYTDNAVVPHAAQSLGVGLISPGLRISHSWELGNGAVLTPYLAGEADYAFGNGVLAGFNDTQGLAGKVNAGLNWRGAHGLTLGVDGSYGGIGASIQSQSLQATITVPL, via the coding sequence ATGACGCCATTCGTGCGTGGCTCGGGCTTGTTTGAATGGCAGGCCGCCTATACTGACAACGCGGTGGTGCCGCATGCGGCCCAGTCTCTGGGCGTGGGTCTAATCTCACCCGGCCTGCGCATCTCCCATAGTTGGGAGTTGGGCAATGGCGCGGTGTTGACGCCTTATCTTGCAGGCGAGGCCGACTATGCCTTTGGCAACGGGGTTCTGGCCGGGTTCAACGACACACAGGGTCTGGCAGGAAAGGTCAATGCCGGATTGAATTGGCGTGGCGCACACGGACTCACTTTGGGCGTTGACGGCAGTTATGGCGGCATCGGTGCATCGATCCAGAGCCAGAGCCTCCAGGCCACAATCACCGTTCCGCTCTGA
- a CDS encoding NAD(P)-dependent oxidoreductase: MAEPQHSAVTVLGLGAMGGALANGLLKRGLPVTVWNRSPDKAEALVEQGATFIPDLSAAIGASPVTIMCLSDHAACMSVLNGKAIAAAAGRTLIQLSTITSAESRELASRMAAASVRYLDGQILAYPDDILEARANLVCSGPPEVFNEHAATLRAMAGNVYHVGASHGAAPSFAKAHDSFSLGCYLSLLQGAAMCASSGVDLRAWSDYNLRYLSSGNLGREMAILADQTITRSYDEGLGATMNVWRGAAIKIVEECRTAGANVAHLDSLLALMDKSIAAGAGEKEIGVLFEQMTAK, translated from the coding sequence ATGGCTGAACCGCAACACAGTGCCGTTACTGTTCTGGGGCTGGGTGCGATGGGCGGCGCACTCGCGAATGGGCTGCTCAAACGCGGCTTGCCCGTCACAGTGTGGAATCGAAGCCCCGATAAAGCTGAAGCACTGGTGGAACAGGGCGCGACTTTTATACCAGATCTCTCCGCCGCCATCGGCGCGTCTCCGGTGACGATCATGTGCCTGTCCGATCACGCTGCATGCATGAGCGTGTTGAACGGCAAGGCCATTGCGGCAGCGGCGGGGCGAACACTCATCCAGCTCAGCACGATCACCTCGGCAGAATCGCGCGAATTGGCGTCTCGGATGGCAGCGGCGAGCGTGCGCTATCTCGATGGCCAGATCCTGGCCTATCCCGATGACATATTGGAAGCGCGCGCCAATCTGGTCTGTTCGGGCCCGCCGGAAGTTTTCAATGAGCACGCCGCTACGCTCCGCGCCATGGCCGGAAATGTCTATCACGTCGGCGCATCGCACGGGGCAGCGCCATCCTTCGCCAAGGCGCATGATTCATTTTCGCTCGGTTGTTATCTGTCGCTCCTGCAAGGTGCTGCCATGTGCGCAAGCTCCGGCGTCGATCTCAGGGCGTGGAGCGATTACAATCTGCGTTACTTAAGCAGCGGCAATCTGGGCCGCGAAATGGCCATCCTCGCTGATCAAACCATAACGCGCAGCTATGACGAAGGCCTGGGCGCCACCATGAATGTATGGCGCGGCGCGGCCATCAAAATCGTCGAAGAATGCCGCACGGCGGGTGCGAATGTCGCCCATCTCGATTCGCTGCTGGCGCTCATGGATAAGTCCATCGCAGCCGGCGCAGGCGAAAAAGAAATCGGCGTCCTGTTCGAACAGATGACTGCGAAATAA
- a CDS encoding fumarylacetoacetate hydrolase family protein — translation MSHTYAFAPAPVATLAILGTDKLFPVSRIFCVGRNYDEHAREMGHTGEREAPFFFMKPADAIVPVGQPIPYPSESQDVHHEVELVVALDKGGVNLTVVQALDHVFGYAVGIDLTRRDLQAVAKKQSRPWETAKSFAASAPIGPLTLASACGHLSSGEIWLDADGARRQTGDLKDMIWNVPEIVAQLSKYFTLNAGDVIMTGTPAGVGPVQRGMKLTAGIAKLAPIAFEVR, via the coding sequence ATGTCTCATACTTACGCCTTTGCGCCCGCACCCGTCGCCACCCTCGCCATTTTGGGAACAGACAAGCTGTTTCCGGTGTCTCGCATTTTCTGCGTGGGCCGGAACTATGATGAGCATGCCCGCGAAATGGGCCACACGGGCGAACGCGAAGCGCCGTTCTTTTTCATGAAACCGGCGGATGCGATTGTTCCGGTTGGGCAGCCCATTCCCTATCCTTCAGAGTCGCAGGATGTGCATCACGAAGTGGAACTGGTGGTGGCGCTGGACAAAGGCGGCGTGAACCTGACTGTGGTGCAGGCGCTGGACCATGTGTTCGGCTATGCCGTGGGCATTGATCTCACGCGGCGTGACCTGCAGGCGGTGGCAAAGAAGCAGAGCCGCCCGTGGGAAACCGCGAAATCATTTGCAGCATCCGCTCCCATTGGCCCGCTTACGCTGGCCAGCGCCTGCGGGCATTTGTCGTCAGGCGAAATCTGGCTCGATGCCGATGGCGCAAGGCGGCAGACCGGAGATTTGAAAGACATGATCTGGAACGTGCCAGAGATCGTGGCGCAGCTTTCAAAGTATTTCACCTTGAACGCCGGCGACGTCATCATGACCGGCACGCCCGCCGGCGTGGGCCCGGTGCAGCGTGGCATGAAGTTGACCGCCGGGATCGCCAAGCTGGCGCCCATTGCGTTTGAGGTGCGTTAG
- a CDS encoding Crp/Fnr family transcriptional regulator, which produces MYQHFEWVDLNSHDVLHSQGQTIRHIYFPVSGICSVLALCNDGTRIETGLIGREGLIGASLCFAVTDAPFEVVVQVPGRSIRIAERAFLETFNSSVETRTAILRFVYTLMVQTAQTALANGRMTIQQRLARWLLMCQDRLDTAEFVITHEFLSQTLAVRRAGVTVALQVLEGQNAIKSMRGKVRILDRPSLLKIAGGAYGVPENEYQRFF; this is translated from the coding sequence ATGTATCAGCATTTTGAATGGGTCGATTTGAACAGCCACGACGTTCTTCATTCCCAAGGCCAAACCATCAGGCATATCTATTTTCCAGTCTCCGGCATCTGCTCGGTTCTCGCTCTCTGCAACGATGGCACGCGTATTGAAACCGGGCTCATCGGGCGTGAAGGGCTGATCGGCGCTTCATTGTGCTTCGCAGTGACAGATGCACCCTTTGAGGTTGTAGTCCAGGTTCCGGGACGGTCGATCAGAATCGCTGAACGCGCCTTTCTCGAGACCTTCAACTCCAGTGTTGAAACGAGAACTGCAATCCTCCGCTTTGTTTACACTCTCATGGTGCAGACCGCACAAACGGCATTGGCGAATGGGCGCATGACAATCCAACAGAGGCTCGCGCGTTGGCTTCTCATGTGCCAGGACAGGTTGGATACTGCGGAATTCGTCATCACCCATGAGTTCTTGTCGCAGACTCTTGCTGTGCGCCGGGCGGGCGTCACGGTTGCCTTGCAGGTTCTGGAAGGCCAGAATGCCATCAAATCCATGAGGGGCAAAGTGCGGATTCTTGACCGCCCATCGCTGTTGAAAATTGCGGGTGGCGCCTATGGCGTGCCCGAGAATGAATATCAAAGATTTTTTTGA